From one Nycticebus coucang isolate mNycCou1 chromosome 14, mNycCou1.pri, whole genome shotgun sequence genomic stretch:
- the LOC128565975 gene encoding olfactory receptor 5A1: MGNMSTTKDWNSSLVTMFILLGFTDHPKLQALLFMTFLGIYLVTLAWNLALIFLIRGNTHLHTPMYFFLSNLSFIDICYSSTVAPKMLTDSFQERKTISFMGCATQFFFFVGLGLTECFLLTAMAYDRHAAISSPLLYTTIMSQGICTRMVVGAYIGGFLSSLIQSSSIFRLHFCGPNIINHFFCDLPPVLALACSEIFLSQVVNFLVVVTVGGTSFLILLISYSHIVSAVLKIHSTEGRRKAFNTCASHLMVVTLLFGTALYMYLRPRSSYSPDRDKVISVFYALVIPMLNPLIYSLRNKDIKSALWKVLEKKKVFS; encoded by the coding sequence ATGGGAAATATGTCCACAACCAAGGACTGGAACAGCTCATTGGTCACTATGTTCATCCTCTTGGGATTCACAGACCATCCCAAACTCCAGGCCCTTCTGTTCATGACCTTCCTGGGGATCTACCTTGTGACTCTGGCCTGGAACCTGGCCCTCATCTTTCTGATCCGAGGTAACACCCATCTGCACACACCCATGTACTTCTTTCTCAGCAACTTGTCCTTCATTGACATCTGCTACTCTTCCACGGTGGCTCCCAAGATGCTCACTGACTCCTTCCAGGAGCGGAAGACCATCTCATTCATGGGCTGTGCTacccagttttttttctttgtgggccTGGGTCTAACTGAATGCTTCCTCCTGACAGCCATGGCATATGACCGACACGCAGCCATCTCAAGCCCCCTTCTCTACACCACCATCATGTCCCAGGGCATCTGTACACGCATGGTGGTTGGGGCCTACATCGGTGGTTTTCTGAGCTCTCTAATCCAGTCCAGCTCCATATTTCGGCTCCATTTCTGTGGACCCAACATCATCAACCACTTCTTCTGTGACCTTCCACCTGTCCTGGCTCTGGCTTGCTCTGAGATCTTCCTCAGTCAGGTGGTGAATTTCCTTGTGGTGGTCACTGTTGGGGGCACATCATTCCTCATCCTCCTTATCTCCTATAGTCACATAGTGTCTGCTGTCCTGAAGATCCATTCCACAGAAGGCCGACGGAAAGCCTTCAACACATGTGCCTCACACCTTATGGTAGTGACTCTGTTGTTTGGGACAGCCCTTTACATGTACCTGCGACCCAGATCCAGCTACTCACCTGACAGGGACAAGGTAATATCTGTGTTCTATGCACTGGTGATCCCCATGCTGAACCCTCTCATATACAGTTTGAGGAACAAAGACATCAAGAGTGCTCTGTGGAAGGTGCTGGAGAAGAAGAAAGTGTTTTCCTAG